GGTACTCTACTCTCTACCAGTCATTGCAAAAGATAAAGATTTTTCATGACAAGGTATAAAGTAAGGACTATTTTTACCTGATGTGGCAAAAGATGCAGTGTTAGGGAGCTCTGGGCCATGACGTTCTACTCCCTGGCATTTAGAGATGGTTGCCCAGCGGGCTTTGCCATATACTGGCACCAGTGTGTTGAAGTCCGAGGCCCAGCTGTTCACAGGTCTTTCTGCCTGATCCTCCAAAAGTCTGAGAGAAGGGTCAGATTGAGGGCTCCGTAGGATCCGCTTCACTTCATCAATGCCAGCTAAGAGGAGGCGATAGTAGAAGAGACCTCGGTCCCGTACTGCCatatccttttcttcctctgaggTAAGACAACAGActaagttaattaaaaacaaaaacgaaaacactCTTTCTACCCCTGTGCCCACCAGAATAGGAGAACAAAATGAAGGAGGGAGGAAACCCTAGAAAACGTTGACATTTTCTTCTTCGGTCCCAGATGGCTCACCAAACAATGAAAGCTGTGAGAACCTCTATGACTGGTCATGGCAAGTaccatttccttcttcttttttttttaaatttgattttatttatttttttatacagcaggtcctgtcctcattagttatccattttatacttattagtgtatacatgtcaatcccaatctcccaattcaaccaTTTCCTTCTGAAGAGCCTACCTATGCAGTAGTACAATAAACGGCCCAGCATGTCCTGGCACTCGGCGGGTCGAGAGAGGAAAAGGCGCAGCAGAGCCGTGAGCAGCTCCATCTTGACAGCTGGAAATGTCTCCGACTTCACATTCTCTACGAAGTCTTCCAACACATAAGGAGCGTTGGGGATTCTCTTCCCGTGGACACCGAGTAGCCAAATAAGTGCCTGCTTCCCCTAGGTAATAAGGGAGTAAGAACAGGTGCTCAACATTTGGCTGTCCAGAACACAGGCCAGAGCAGGCAGTAGATAGCAGCAGGTTTTGCTCTTCCCCTAGAGTCAGTAGAAAAggtataacattttatttactccCACTTGCATTTATTAATTCACCCCCTACTAAACTCTCTACAACAAATAGGAATGAAATTCTACCACACAAAAGGAGACTTAAGACTCTCACAGCCTATGTTGCTTAAGCAATAAGGCTTCCTCACCTTTGAGGCTTCTTCCCCAATTTGGGGTTTAAAGCTTCAGTGGAAGCTATTGGAAGATTCCCCTAAGTTAGGGGAACCTAGTGCACACATCAGAGTCACCTGCAAAGTTTCTTAAAACTCTGTGTGTCTAGGGCTTCCACTCTTGAATATTTGAGTAGATACTGGAAGcccaaatatttgtaaaaattccACAGGCGATTCTGATTTTCATGCCAGCTGAAAACCCTATGGTCTAAATCTCTGACTCAAAACTGTTCACAAGAACAATGGTATCAAAATATTTGTAAGAAAACCATAGCTAAATCctaatgtttttataatttatatcccACCTACACCCAAAACAGAATCGGAGGTGGCAATCAATTCTAAGAATTCCACTTCAGACACTGGGCGGAAAGAATAATTAGATTCCATTTCACAGAGCAGGGTCCCAAGCACTCCCCCTCTGCCTAGAAGTAAAGGAGAATTACAGCGTACCTCGCTATCTTGAATGCTCTCCTCACAGCCGGGCAGGGCCTGACACACAGCTTCTGTACACTGAGGACACAACCAAACCAGGTCTCGGAAAGTCTGCACAACCACTAGAGCACAGCTCAGGACACAAGAGCACAGGATTAGAGCCTCCGCACGGGAAAGAATCTTAAGAAAAGTCACATATTCAGGCTAGATTACTGGGGcaatttctgtaaaatgggtgtttGGTGGGGTGGTCAATAATTATCTGAGAAATGTCTCACATGGGCAACAATTTCTTAATAAGTGTTGCTCATCAGATTGCCATGAggataaatgagttaatgtatgtgaaagcacttGGCAAACCAGAAAGCATATACAAATGTGGGGGAGTCCTGCTGTCGAATGATGCTCTGAGGACAGTAGAAATGGAGCCACCAGGGCTGGAGCTACGGTGAAGCAAGCAAGGTGCCAGGGtgtaaaatttaagaagactCACAGAGTTAGCATTTGCACAAACTTGAGAGCGAGTGCccctttatatatattctttttttaaaatatatattcttttccattctggtttatcacaggatattgaatatagctccctgtgctatgcagtagcacactgttgtttatccattctctatataaaagtGAGTGcctctttaaatgtttgcatCCTAGGCGATTtgcttgcctcaccctagtcccagccTTGGAAGTCACTGCTTACAGTATGCTGCCATAAAGCAAAAAGAGGGGTAAAGGTGGGGAAAAAACAAGCAAGGTCACCCTCGCGCCCTTCATGATCTATACAACAGCCTTGTAGACTCATGGCAACCTGAAGACTCCCTACTCTGTTAGATCTATATGTTTCTCTGATGGCAACAGATGATGATGCAAAGAAGAGTTTAAACCTCTGTTACTGAACAACAAATATGTTTTGAGCAAATACTATAGGTCGGgaaattgacaaaaaaaaaaaaaagatactagaaAGGTAGCCATTACCTGTGGTAATGTGCTCTTGTCGAAGCCCCAGCAGCTCTGTTAGAATCTGCACACACTGATCCGTGTAGGTCCTGGCGATGCTACCTACAGAGGAAGGGAAAGCAGAAAAATGTGTTAAGTCAAATACTAGCACCTCATTCTAAAATAATTTCCCACCAGCCAAAGAAAGACCAAGAGGACCAGaaatatctaagaaaaagaaaaagaaaatcaccccTTGCTTGATGAAATAAGAATCTAAGTTTACTACAAAGGGAACTTTGGTAAAATGAATTTCCCATTGAACAAGGTTGAAAACTTTTAGTCACAAAGGTATTTATGTGGCAACCAGTTTGTTGCAGCACACCTGTACAGGAATATTCCTGCTGGGAACACTGTGCAACAGCCTCCAGACTGCAGGATTTCTACTCCCCTCTTTGTGCCCTCTTCTCTGCCTCTAAAAATAACTATACTTTATTCTACATCCGAGggttccttctcctcctctacTTGAAGTCCTCCAAAACTTAGCTCCCCAGCTGCTTGCATTTGACTCACTCTAGCCCTTTAAATTCCAGACAGAGTAGCATGAAAAGGTCTGTAAGTCTTATGTTTTACTCTGTGCTGGTCCACTCATCATAATGCATAGCCCGGAGCAGAAGCTTGATAAAAGATTGCTAAATTTTCAAAGGACTTTGAGGCAGGAAGGCTGGGTTCCAGTCCCAGTTCAGGAACTATATGACCTTTGGGCAATTTAAGAAACTTTTTGtgcctgagtttcttcatctttgaaacGAAGTTAATAATAACACTTGTCCACTCTTCTTGACTGCCTCACAAGGCTGTGGGAAGATGATATACAGAAAAGCATTTTGGATAACAGACGACAAAAGGCAATATAAATTGTGTTACAGTTTGCATCACCTATAGTCTATATCCTAGAAGATATGGAAACACCAGTGTTGACCAAAAAAACCTTTCTCCCCACCTTGTTTGTAGTCACTGACCCAACTGTTTGGTGCAAGATACTTTGCCTCTGAAGCAAGATtcactccctttcctctctgtggTTCCACAGCTTTCTAGCTGGTTGGTCTAGGCTCtcacaaaggaaaaggaacagataCCTACCTATGGCAAAGATGGCAGCCTGCGCGAAGTCGGCGGACACATCAGTGCAGTACCCGCGAAGCTCCTCCAGCACCTGCTGCACGTTCTCGTCGTTCACCAGCTCACACAGCACCTCCACCTTCTGGAGCTTGATGTAGTGGGGCTCCGAGTAGGAGCAAAAAAACTTTTTGTAGTGGCTGCTAAAGTGACCCGGCAAACTGTGCAGGACCTGGCGCACATGGCAGAGGGCAGCAAAACAGAGCTCGCGGCTCTCTGAAGAACAGGCAGCCAGCAAAGTTCCCTTGACTTGCATGAGCACGTCAGTTTGCACATGGGGGAAGTTTTTTGCCAAGATCAGAAAGAGTTTGGTGGCTCCCATCACCACACCTGGGCTACTGCTCTTGAGAAAACTGTCCAACAGGTTGAGAATGTCAAACAGCTCCTCCTCACTGCGGGGTTGGTAGCGTAGCAGAAAGTTCAATACTTCAGCCTGGCCCCACTGGTCCAGTTTTGACATTCTgttcaaaaaagaaaacgaaagTGCTATCCTAGCAACAAAATTAGGACCACCTCCATGCTACTGCCATGTCACCAGTCATCTGTTCATCACAACAAGGGGAGAATTCTTGAAAATAGGTTGTGCCATAATCAAATTATTCTTCTGATGTACTAAAGTTTACACAAAATAAGGCTTTAAATTCCAAGATGAGTTTACGGTACAAATGCACACTCATCGAAGGCCAAAGACATGATCACCATATCCTAGATCCAGATTCTCTACATTTTAAGATAGTATGAATGGCTTAGTTTGGAGGACATAACGACTGCAGAGGACAGAACCCTGAAGGATCCTTCTGCCATCTCTCTATATCACCAAAAGAAActaagacaaattaaaaaaaaattctctcaatGAAACATGAGGAAGTTAATAGTTACAGTTAACTTTCTTTACTACGCTACAGAAGTTGTTCAAGACCTCTCCTTCATTCAATACATCAACAAGATCCCATTAGGATGTAGATTTGATCATGATAAAAGAGCACAGAGGCATCCAAACCGATTTAAGAGATGGTGGGCGATGGGCTTATTGATGACAACACCTCCTTCCTGTTTCAAAATTTCCTCCAGAGACCTCAGGCAGTTCACAACCACAATTGGATCCTGGTCACGCAGCAAACTATATAATTCGTTTACCAGGGCACCATCTATAAAACGGAACAAACATCTCACATAAAGAAAAGTTTCAGAGTCAAGGTGATAGAGCCAGAATAACAGTTCCAGGCAGACAAAGCTGAACTTCTCTGCCACAAAAATAACAAAGGCAGTAACAAAGTGCAAGGCCAAAACAATGGCCATTTCCAGACTGTTCTAAGCAGCTAAGGCACAGGATCTCACGTGGGCACCAAAGAAAGGACTTCTCTAATCTCAGAAAATACCAAGCCCTGCATCCTACATAAAAGagacatacagggcttccctggtggcgcagtggttaagagtccacctgccgatgcaggggacacgggttcgtgccccggcccgggaagatctcacatgccgcggagcggctgggcctgtgagccatggccgctgagcctgcgcatccggagcctgtgctccacaacgggagaggccacaacagtgagaggcctgcgtaccgcaaaaaaaaaaaaaaaaaaaaaaaaaaaaaaaaagcgacaTGCAGAAGTAGGGTCACATTATTATTTTCTACCAAAGCTACATACTCTTCTACAAAGTCATATAATGGAAGTACAAATAAATACTGATCATGGTAGATTACACTGAAACTTACCCACTTCAGAGTCTCCATGAAGAGTATGCATCTTGGCACAGCCAAGGACTGCTACCCTCCTGACATATGAAGCCTTATCATGCAGACCGTTGAGAACTGGCTGTTGGAGATATTCCTGCACACCAGGCAACCTAAGCAACACATCCTAGAGTCAGTCAGATCCTAAGGTACTAGTTTTGACATAATTTAGCCCCTCTTCACTTAACAGAGGGTTTAGTAGATGTTTGAATACGCATCGGTCAGATTCTTCTCCAACAAAGTGGAGAAAGCTGCTGCCAAACTTAAAAAGCCTCACTTGACTTTTCACGTGGAATAATGCCACATaggcaggttaaaaaaaatacacacacacacacacacacacacacacaaacacacacacacatttagaaATCTTTAActatttcagggacttccctggtggtccagcagttaagactccgtgctcctaatgcagagggcctgggtttgatccctggtcagggaactagatcccgtgtgccgcaactaagacccagagcagccaaataaatgaataaataaatatttaactatttcaCTGAGAGTAAGGATAGAAAAATTCCTTAATGAAATcacatatatagtttttttaaaccaaagcaaTGGCCGAAAACCTGAGTTCAGGTTACAACAGTGTCTTCCCCATTATTAAGGAGCTCAAATAAATTGTCGTCATTAAAAACCTGCCCCATGACCACATGAACTTATCAACCACTGAGATacaggaagggaggagagtgCTCACCTGAGGCTACACATGCTCCGTAGTGCCAACCCTCGCACCATCGGGTTGGGGTCCGAACAGTCTTTGCACAGTGTATTGATGGCCAGGAGAGCCAGATCTGGTTTCAGGGGGGCATAGGTACACATGTAGAGATAAACCAACTTCTTCTGAACAATATCTATAGTGGCACTGGCCTTCACCATTTCCATGAAAACACCAGACATGTCTGAGCCCTGAGTCATGTGCCTGAAACCAACACACACagcaggaaaaaagtaaaatacataatCCCCAACCTACAACAGAAAGCCTTTTACTTATACATGCCCTGGATATCCAACTAGATTGTGATCTCTTAGAGCGGAGCAACCAGGTCTACTTTGTCTATCATATCACACAATACTTCACAACGGGCCTGCAATAAACGTTCTTCTATTCATTCAAGAAACTAGTACATTCCAGTCACATTGATTTTACATTCCAGGGATATGTTCTGGGGAGTAATCTTGAAGAAGGCATGGTCTCAGATCTCAAGGAACTCAAAAGTCTACCAAGGAGGCAGACAAGAACACCGCTAATTACAGAATGATAGATTGGTATTATAACAGAAGTAACAGACAAGGTGCAGTGGGGATCAGGAGGTCTAACACTGCCAAAGAGTCATAAAATGTTTCCACAGAGGAAGAAATACTTGAGCGGAATGAGCAGGAGCTCCAGGCAGGTGTAGTAGATAGGTAACGATATACACTGTGATGCATGTGGGCATGAGCAAGAAGGGTACATTCTTTTCAGAGTATGCAGGTAGTTAACTGGGTGTTCCTTGGGTGCTATGATAagaaatttggactttattctgtagATCACTTTTTCTCAAACTGTGATCTCCTATAGCAATTAGAGGGGATgtctgtttaaaatgcagattcctgggttcCATCCTACTCTACTGAAATCAGAATTACTGGATTGGAtgaaaaatttacattttctaaaaaagcaccccaagggggcttccctggtggcacagtggttgagagtctgcctgctgatgcaggggacgcgggttcgtgccccggtctgggaggatcccacatgccgcggagcggctgggcccgtgagccatggctgctgagcctgcgcgtctggagcctgtgctccacaacgggagaggtcacaacagtgagaggcccgcgtaccgcaaaaacaaacaaacgaacaaacaaaaaaaccaccccAAGGGACTTTTGTGCATACTGAAGTTTGTGATCCACAGCTATACACAAGAGTTATATTGTCAAATTCATATGCTGGAAAATCAATCTGGCTGAAATGAGGGCCTAAGGTGACCTACTACTAAGCTACTGCAATTGCTTTAAAAAGGGAACCAGAACAGCAGtgccaatcaaaaaaaaaagaggatggaccacaatattcattgcagctctatttacaatagccaggacatggaagcaacctaagtgtccatccacagatgaatggataaagaagatgtggcacatatatacaatggaatattactcagccataaaaagaaacgaaattgagttatttgtagtgaggtggatggacctagtgtctgtcacacagagtgaagtaagtcagaaaaagaaaaacaaataccgtatgctaacacatatatatggaatctaaaaaaaaaatggttctgaagaacctaggggtaggacaggaataaagatgcagacatagagaatggacttgaggagacggggagggggaagggtaagctgggacgaagtgagagagtgccatggacatatatacactaccaaacgtaaaacagatagctagtgggaagcagccacatagcacaggaagatcaggtcagtgctttgtgaccacctagaggggtgggatagggagggtgggaaggagacgcaagagggaagagatatggggctatatgtatatgtatagctgattcactttgttataaagcagaaactaacacaccattgtaaagcaattatactccaataaagatgctaaaaaaagaaaaagaggatggaTACTTAGAACCATGAATCCATACCA
The genomic region above belongs to Phocoena sinus isolate mPhoSin1 chromosome 1, mPhoSin1.pri, whole genome shotgun sequence and contains:
- the AP4B1 gene encoding AP-4 complex subunit beta-1 isoform X2, with the protein product MPYLGSEDEVKDLKKALCNPHIQADRLRYRNVIQRVIRHMTQGSDMSGVFMEMVKASATIDIVQKKLVYLYMCTYAPLKPDLALLAINTLCKDCSDPNPMVRGLALRSMCSLRLPGVQEYLQQPVLNGLHDKASYVRRVAVLGCAKMHTLHGDSEVDGALVNELYSLLRDQDPIVVVNCLRSLEEILKQEGGVVINKPIAHHLLNRMSKLDQWGQAEVLNFLLRYQPRSEEELFDILNLLDSFLKSSSPGVVMGATKLFLILAKNFPHVQTDVLMQVKGTLLAACSSESRELCFAALCHVRQVLHSLPGHFSSHYKKFFCSYSEPHYIKLQKVEVLCELVNDENVQQVLEELRGYCTDVSADFAQAAIFAIGSIARTYTDQCVQILTELLGLRQEHITTVVVQTFRDLVWLCPQCTEAVCQALPGCEESIQDSEGKQALIWLLGVHGKRIPNAPYVLEDFVENVKSETFPAVKMELLTALLRLFLSRPAECQDMLGRLLYYCIEEEKDMAVRDRGLFYYRLLLAGIDEVKRILRSPQSDPSLRLLEDQAERPVNSWASDFNTLVPVYGKARWATISKCQGVERHGPELPNTASFATSGPLIPEENKERVQELPDSRALMLVPNHQLTAECFEKTWLSLKVAHQQVFPWQGAVHPDTLQMALQVVNIQTIAMNRAGAQPWKAYLSAQDDTGCLFLTELLLEPENLQMQISVKQNKARTETLNSFISVLETVIGTIGDIKS
- the AP4B1 gene encoding AP-4 complex subunit beta-1 isoform X3; translation: MTQGSDMSGVFMEMVKASATIDIVQKKLVYLYMCTYAPLKPDLALLAINTLCKDCSDPNPMVRGLALRSMCSLRLPGVQEYLQQPVLNGLHDKASYVRRVAVLGCAKMHTLHGDSEVDGALVNELYSLLRDQDPIVVVNCLRSLEEILKQEGGVVINKPIAHHLLNRMSKLDQWGQAEVLNFLLRYQPRSEEELFDILNLLDSFLKSSSPGVVMGATKLFLILAKNFPHVQTDVLMQVKGTLLAACSSESRELCFAALCHVRQVLHSLPGHFSSHYKKFFCSYSEPHYIKLQKVEVLCELVNDENVQQVLEELRGYCTDVSADFAQAAIFAIGSIARTYTDQCVQILTELLGLRQEHITTVVVQTFRDLVWLCPQCTEAVCQALPGCEESIQDSEGKQALIWLLGVHGKRIPNAPYVLEDFVENVKSETFPAVKMELLTALLRLFLSRPAECQDMLGRLLYYCIEEEKDMAVRDRGLFYYRLLLAGIDEVKRILRSPQSDPSLRLLEDQAERPVNSWASDFNTLVPVYGKARWATISKCQGVERHGPELPNTASFATSGPLIPEENKERVQELPDSRALMLVPNHQLTAECFEKTWLSLKVAHQQVFPWQGAVHPDTLQMALQVVNIQTIAMNRAGAQPWKAYLSAQDDTGCLFLTELLLEPENLQMQISVKQNKARTETLNSFISVLETVIGTIGDIKS
- the AP4B1 gene encoding AP-4 complex subunit beta-1 isoform X4, with the translated sequence MTQGSDMSGVFMEMVKASATIDIVQKKLVYLYMCTYAPLKPDLALLAINTLCKDCSDPNPMVRGLALRSMCSLRLPGVQEYLQQPVLNGLHDKASYVRRVAVLGCAKMHTLHGDSEVDGALVNELYSLLRDQDPIVVVNCLRSLEEILKQEGGVVINKPIAHHLLNRMSKLDQWGQAEVLNFLLRYQPRSEEELFDILNLLDSFLKSSSPGVVMGATKLFLILAKNFPHVQTDVLMQVKGTLLAACSSESRELCFAALCHVRQVLHSLPGHFSSHYKKFFCSYSEPHYIKLQKVEVLCELVNDENVQQVLEELRGYCTDVSADFAQAAIFAIGSIARTYTDQCVQILTELLGLRQEHITTVVVQTFRDLVWLCPQCTEAVCQALPGCEESIQDSEGKQALIWLLGVHGKRIPNAPYVLEDFVENVKSETFPAVKMELLTALLRLFLSRPAECQDMLGRLLYYCIEEEKDMAVRDRGLFYYRLLLAGIDEVKRILRSPQSDPSLRLLEDQAERPVNSWASDFNTLVPVYGKARWATISKCQGVERHGPELPNTASFATSGPLIPEENKERVQELPDSRALMLVPNHQLTAECFEKTWLSLKVAHQQVFPWQGAVHPDTLQMALQVVNIQTIAMNRAGAQPWKAYLSAQDDTGCLFLTELLLEPENLQMQISVKQNKARTETLNSFISVLETVIGTIGDIKS
- the AP4B1 gene encoding AP-4 complex subunit beta-1 isoform X1; the encoded protein is MPYLGSEDEVKDLKKALCNPHIQADRLRYRNVIQRVIRHMTQGSDMSGVFMEMVKASATIDIVQKKLVYLYMCTYAPLKPDLALLAINTLCKDCSDPNPMVRGLALRSMCSLRLPGVQEYLQQPVLNGLHDKASYVRRVAVLGCAKMHTLHGDSEVDGALVNELYSLLRDQDPIVVVNCLRSLEEILKQEGGVVINKPIAHHLLNRMSKLDQWGQAEVLNFLLRYQPRSEEELFDILNLLDSFLKSSSPGVVMGATKLFLILAKNFPHVQTDVLMQVKGTLLAACSSESRELCFAALCHVRQVLHSLPGHFSSHYKKFFCSYSEPHYIKLQKVEVLCELVNDENVQQVLEELRGYCTDVSADFAQAAIFAIGSIARTYTDQCVQILTELLGLRQEHITTVVVQTFRDLVWLCPQCTEAVCQALPGCEESIQDSEGKQALIWLLGVHGKRIPNAPYVLEDFVENVKSETFPAVKMELLTALLRLFLSRPAECQDMLGRLLYYCIEEEKDMAVRDRGLFYYRLLLAGIDEVKRILRSPQSDPSLRLLEDQAERPVNSWASDFNTLVPVYGKARWATISKCQGVERHGPELPNTASFATSGPLIPEENKERVQELPDSRALMLVPNHQLTAECFEKTWLSLKVAHQQVFPWQGAVHPDTLQMALQVVNIQTIAMNRAGAQPWKAYLSAQDDTGCLFLTELLLEPENLQMQISVKQNKARTETLNSFISVLETVIGTIGDIKS